The sequence ggagccagaagggagatggttttcccctggagtcggTCCGCTTGGTGGCCTGGGCTGTCCTCCAACTGCCCGGCCAGATTCCACCTCGTTCTGCTGGTCGATGGCCTGCCAGCATGCCAGCCTCTGTCGGGTTGCTCTTCCACTGCCATGCTCCCCTCGACGTCCTCTCAACGTCCTCTCAGCGTCCAGCTGCTTGTGTCTCTGCTTGCTAGGGTCTTGGGGGTTTTTATAGACACAGAATGGGGGTGTGgcgggccagggtggtcttgggaaatgcagcATTTGGGCATGAAtgcaggagtgcctgtcctcacctaggtctgtAGGCCCAGGCCCAGGGGTGGAGCCCTTGCCAGGGgacttcccttcccagcacttccctgcccctctCCCGTATCATTTGGAAATGTGGGGAGTGAGCCACACAGTGTGGTCTACACCCTCCCAGATCCTCCCCACAGCCCTGACGGTGGCTCTCACAGACCCTTCCTGAAAACAGCAAAGGGACAATGGTGGCAACACCCAATGACAGCTTGCCGCTGCTCCCTTAGCTGGGATCACGGAGGCGGCACATGGGTCATAACTGTGGTCCCTGCAGGCCACCCAGGTGCCTATAGCTCTTTACACAGTGGCCATGCTGATCCTAAGAGGAGAAACTTGCAGAAGACAAAGAACGGCTAAGCCCACCCTGGCTTCTCCTGGGTTCTCCATGTTCTTCTGTGCCAGGCTCAGTGGCGCCTCGTCTTGGTTTTTGGACGTCCTTGTTCCTGTTTTTCCATGTTGCTAGAGCTTCTCCTTGAGCGGTTTTTCCACAAGGAATCCTTGGTGTCCACGGAGACCTCTGTTTTACCCTCCTGCTTACCATTCTGGCCGGCTTTGGAGTTCAGGCTTGACCACCTTCCCCAGAGCTCGAAGGCCTGGTCTTACCGTCACTGAGCCTCTTGGTTCCTGACTATAATCACCTCTCCCAGTGCTGAGTTCTTTTTTGCCCCCTTCATTGTGTGGCTCTCTTTGTTCCCCGGGGACCTCTTCCGTCAGATGGTTGGCTCACCCTGAGGCCCCTGGTTTCTGGGCTTGATGGGCAGGAGGCTCTATTTGTGTGTGCAGGTATGTACATGTTAcccatgcatgtgtgtgtgcatgtatttgtgtGGGGCCTAGATCTGTGAGCCATCCCTGGTGCTGAGTGGGGCAGAAGCCCTATGTTCCAGGCTGAGCTCCTGGTGCTGAGTGGAGTAGAAGCCCTGCTGTCAGAGGCTGAGCTGCTGTGGGGGCCCCTGGCAAGAATAGCCTGCCCAGGAAGTCCCGTGGTCCTGGTCCGTGTACTGGAGGTGGGCGCCTCAGCAGAACTCTGTAGCTGGAAGGACTGGGCTGTGTGCCTAGCTCTCTGCCCTGCCCGGAGGTGACCTCAGCACACCCCCAGCATGCCTGTGGCAGATCTGGGATTCAGACTTGGGGTCCCGGGCCTGTTCTGTGTGTGTTAGTGAGGGCAGCAAGCTTCTCACCCCCACAGGCACAGGCCCCTAAGACACAATCCCCCTGCCTGGCTCAGGAGAATAGAGAGGCCAGAGACCACTGGACCAACTGGTATGATTTCTGCCTACTCAGAGCCCCTAGCCTCTGGGGCTCGGACTCCTTGTGTGTAAACTGGGTGATGCCCCATGTATGCCAGGCTCTGCCCAAGGTGACTGTGCATTGATGTTATTGCCATGTTATCGGTAGCTCGTTCCAAGTGGTCCTGTGTAAAACGTGCACCAGGAAGGAGAAGCAGACCGAGGAGAGAGAATCGGCAGGCTCTGTCAGGGGCCAGTGAGCTGCTCTTGCTCGCACCTGGGGAAGTTCAGGGCTGACTGAGCCTCCTCAGTTCCCAGAGGGAGGGCAGAGGGTGCAGGTGGACCTGGATTCCAGCAGAACCACCTGGCAGTCTGCTGCTTGTGGCCTTGGCCATCCCCTGACCTGGCTGTTCAGGAGACGGGTGATCAGCGGGCCTGCACCCCACAAGCCAGCACGGCACATCTCCCAGCCCAGGTGTAGGAGGGCCCTGGCCTGTGTTCAGGGGACCTGGAATGCAGCCTTGATGCACAGGGCACACCGGTGTGCTCGGGGAGCCAGGTTTCCAGGAGCTGCCCTCAGAGGAGGCACATCACATTCATTTCTCAAGTGGGTGGCAAGTCCCTAGGTGCTCCTAGGCAAGTCTTAGAACCATGGCTATGCCTGAGATCACTCATAGTGGTTTGTATGTAAAGCCTGCaccaggaaagagagagaatcgGCGGGCTCTGTCAGGGGGCCAGGGAACCAGCCTCCTGCTCAGCCTGCGCGGTAACGTCAGGAGAGGCCGGGGCAGCTGCCAGGCAGTGACCCGGGAATGGTGCAAGCGTTTTGCAAGGGCCCATGCAGCCTAATTAGGAACCTGGGCTCCCAGGTGACCACGGGGAGGGGCGCAGACAGAAACTCACAGCAGCCCTGGTTAATCGCCTTAAGAGTCTCTTGTTTGTATAGTGCAGACTCGACTTGGCAACGGCCCAAATCAACTTGTTTTCTTACTGTCAGGTTCAGATTCTGGAGATGCCATCCAAGACGTCAGTGTGCGCCCTGAAGCCGAAGGCAGATGCCAAGCTAGGCATGCCCATGTGCCTGCGGCTGTGGCAGGTAAGGCCCCGCGTGCACCAGCCACGCCCTGCCAGCCACGCCCACGGCCATGAGTCATGCTCCATTCAGGATCTGATTTATCGTCAAGCCACTCAGGCAActctccccccaacccccaccgcAGGGAACCTGTGCAGCCGCCTCAGTGTCCCCATGGCCCTCTGCTTCCCGCTGCTGCAAGGGGCCTCCCGTCAGCGTCCCAGGAGAGGCCTGGCTTCAGCCAGCAGCGGTGGCAGCAGGTCCTTGTCCTTTGCAGGCTTGGGTGGGTTCACCCCGCAACCAGTGGTGCCCTCCAGTGAGCAGTGAGGAGGGGACAGTGGTGTCTGCCAGCGCCTCAGTACTGGGGCCCTGCTTAGGGCAGGGCGGGCCACGCTGACTAACTACAGCAAGCCTGCATGTCCCCGCTTTGcttggaattaatttttgttacttCTTTGCCTCTTAGAGGCAGGGGTGGACTTAACACAATGACATTCCCTGAGGCCGCACTTGGAGTTTCTGATCCACGAACACTTCCTTCCTTCTCAACTGTTCTTTGTGGTTAGACAGGGTTGGAAGGCATCAGCCGGGGCCCAGGTCGGGATTGCTGGGAGGGACTCTTCTGGGCCAGCTGCCTCCATGCAGCACAGCTTCCTTGAGGCCAGCCTCCTCCCTCAtcaccctccaggccaggtgtagCTGCCCTCCTCGGGGCTGCTCATGTCTAGGGCTACAGAGCAAGTGGTCCCATGCATTGACTTGCAAAGAGCCCCTTAGCCCTGAGCTGCCTCAGAAGCCCATGGTAAGGGGTCACCAGCAACACCCTTCCTGGGGCCCTAGGTCATGCCAGGcaccctccttttcttttttttttgagacggagtctcgctctgtcacccaggctggagtacagtggcgccatctcggctcactgcaagctccgcctcctgggttcactccactgttctgcctcagcctcccgagtagctgggactacaggcgcccgccaccgcgcccggctaattttttctatttttagtagagacgaggtttcactgtgtcagccaggatggtcttgatctcctgagctcatgatccacccgccttggcctcccaaagtgctgggattacaggcgtgagccaccgtgcccggcccaggcACCCTCCTTTTCTGTTCGACTCTGAGAACTGCCCTGGGCTGGGCCTTTACCAGGAGGTGACTCTGGTTCACTGCCTCTTTGACCTCCTCATGAGAGCAAGACTGGACGGGCCTCTGCAGTTGGTGGGCGTCTGCATGCCCTGCAAGGCCCACCAGGACGGGCACCCCCAGAGGCCCTGCCCccagcttttctctctctccatgtgaccAGAAAGCGGGCGCCCCTCACTGCAGTCAGCTTCCCCCTGTGGTTTCTTGACTGAGAAGGTTCACTTGGAATTTGGGGTCTCCCGTGGGCTGATCCTGTGGTGCTACTTCTGCGGCTGTGGCCTTTTGGGGAGAAGCCCTCATGGGAGTCAGGGCAGCTTCCGGGGGGCTCACCTGGGATGATGAAACTCGGTGCCAGCAGGTTCACAGCCGGGCCACAGGGGCTGCAGCGGAACCTGGGTCATTGGCCTCCATGTGCCCGGACAAGCCTCCTCCAAGAGCTTGACAGGGGTTCTGCTGGGAGGAAAAACGCCCCCCAAGGCTGCAACCCCACAGGCAGTGGACAGGGCGTCCAGATCCTGGGAAAGGGTGTCCGGGGCCGCACCGCTCCTGTTCCACCCCTTGGGAAACGTGGGTCATTGCACAATCATGTAAAATTCCAACAGAAAAATGCGTAGAAAGGGATGTACAAACTTGTTAAGGTAATTAATGTAGTTGACAGAGGACAAATCGCGTTTCTGTTGGCGATGGAGATCCAGCGTGAAGCATTCCGCTAAGAAAAGCCGACATTAACTCCACATGTTCCCTTTTCCATCCCCAAGCCTGAGGGTCGGGTTATAATTTGTCAATCCAATTGTGGCACAGTGGCTTgacttgctattttttttctcaaacactgagagttttcttttcttttctttactttttttttttggcggggggcaatctcattttcattttttatttaaacatttaaaaaatttttaaatctttattatattcttattttgCTCCTTAAAGCAGCTGACCTGCAACATAAGAATAattgttattaatatataaaagatCAGGACCTATGTCGAGCCTGAGGCAGTCACTGGCACAGCCCTCAGGGCAAGGGCCCCTccagccagccctgccctgcttccTGGGGTACGGTGCATTGAGGGCTTCCCACGGCCCCCGACCTGCTGTGTCCCTCTGGGGCTGCCAGTCGATAGGAGGGGTGCAGAATGAGGCCTGGCCTCCAGGTCTCATCTGCAGGCagggagaaggcagagaagaACAGATCTGGGAGACTTCAGATCCTCTCCCCAGCAGAGGTCGGGCAGCATCAAGGCTGTGGGCACCGAAGTGCCCCAGCCACAAGAGGACTGCCCTGCCTGTGGTGTCTGTCACTGGGGAGCTGCAGGGACCAGCGGCATAGCAGAGGCTGGCAACCACAGGGCAAGCCCCTCCAGGCCAGGTTGGCTTCTGCTCCGGCCACCCTGTGGCACCATGGCAGGCAGGTCAGTCACACACACAGTCCCTGCGCTGGCCATGGCATCTGAACTCAGAAGCAGTGGCTTCACACAGGCGCTAGGCTCGGAGACTGCCAGAAGGACGTCAGTGACGGGAGCAGCCCCAGGCAGTCTCAGCTCTGGCAGTGGAGGACAGTGCCAGGGAGGAGGGTGGCGCAGGCTGGGAACAGGCACCGCCACAGAGCACTGCCTGAGGGGAGCGGGTCCAATGGGGAGAGTCTTTGGAGTCAGCTTCTGGGGCTGGTCTGCATTCCTGGTTGGGATGCGGAGTGTTCCCAGCTGCTCTCGCCTGGCCCTCACCCACTCTGAGTTCAGACACACCGCTTACCAGGGGGAGGCCCTTCCAGGGAGCCAGGGCTGCCTGCAAGGAGCTCCTGTGCAGAGGGTGTGGCACCCATGTCAAGGAGGAAGGTACTGTGGGTCCTGCACGCCTCATTTCCCAGCAGGTGATTTGAAAGGTGCCAACGTGGAGCTCCTCCCGGGGATAAAACAGCAACACACAGCAGCATGGCCAGGGCTTCTGCGGGGAGGGGCAGGGCGCTGAGTACACTCGGGGGCCTGGggcagccctgcctcccagggaCAATGTGGACTCTGGCAGCAGGGCATGACTTGGGACGAGGCCTGGGAGGAGATGCCCCGGGAGGAGACGCATCGACCACCACTTGCCTCCGCCCGGAGCCTCACTCTTCTCAGTTTCGTCTGTGTGAACTCTGTTATTAGAACCCAGCGGTTTTACAAGTCTTTTCCAGGGACATGTATGAGGACCACTGGACCAGCTCTGGCCTCGGGTTCACATGCCCACATCCTGCAGGGCACAGTGACTGTCCTTCTGTCCCTGGCCTGGCCATCCCCTCCAGGTCAGGGCAGTTGGCCTCAGGCTCCGGGCCTGGCTCCCCCGGTTCCCTGGAGCCCTGGTCCTTGTGCTGTTTGAGGACTCAGCATCCCTTTGTTAGGTACGCACCCTGGTGCCTTCCGGCTCCCCCAGGTCTCCTTGCTCAGCCATGCCAGGTTTCTCTGGGCTGTCATTCTCGGTGCCGGGGACTGACGGCTGTGTCCCCAGGGTGATGCGGAATCCTGCAGCGCTCTCCTCCTGCAATTATTCCAGAGGCTTAACAAACGAGGCGTCTGCCCAGGGCTCGGAGCCCTCTGACCTGCGCCCTCATTCATCACGAGAGCTCGGGCAGCTCGCGCCAGGCTTCAGGGGCGGGGGCTTCAGCAGCCACGTTGACAAAGCACAGAGAGTTCATTTTTCATGGAGATGGAGCTCACGGTTTCTTCTGGCTGGCGGCTCTAGACAGGTGACCAGCCCCAGTGAGCAGTGGCCACACATCTTAGGCCTGGGGAAAGGAGGCGGGAGGACAAGTCCCTGTGCATGGGAGAGGTGGAGAGGGTTGGCAGCACTCACAGTGGCTGGCGAGTGCCCAGCATCACCCCTTTGGGCAGAACCCAGGATGAGCACGTGCAGGTTGCAGGGCTGGTGAGAAGTGGTACAGCAGTGGGAGACCTCGGGCTCAGCTCTGTGCCCTCCACCCCTATGTCCTCGGGGTGCCCTAAGGGCAGCCGTGCCAGTCCCATGCTGACAGCATCAGCCATCCAGGGGCTGTACAGGAGGGCACTGGCGGTGCAGAGCTTCTGAGCTGTGGCAGCCACGTGGAAGACATGGGAGACAGCCCCAGCCAGCAGGAGGGGCAGGAGATCTCCAGAGCCCCTTCTCCCCCAAAACTCACTGAAGTCAGAGTCCTTCTAGGAGCTGACTGCTCTGCTGTTCCCCGCAGGCCGACTGCAACCCCCGCCCACTCCTTCTGGCCGGCTATGAGGATGGATCGGTGGCCCTGTGGGACGTCTCTGAGCAGAAGGTGTGCAGCCACATCGCCTGCCACGAGGAGCCCGTCATGGACCTTGACTTTGACTCCCAGAAGGCCAGGGGCATCTCGGGCTCCGCGGGGAAGGCGCTGGCTGTCTGGAGCCTGGACGGGCAGCAGGCCCTGCAGGTCAGTGCGCCAGGCCCTGGGCCTCATTTATCCTCCTCTGCACTAACAGTCTGATAGGCTGAAACAATATTTAGGCATGAAGAGGAGCTGTTGCAGATCCCTGGCTAATTAATCACTTGGAGGCGGGTGCAGGGGGGCTGTCCATGGCTGGCGCAGGAAGAAGGGGGCGTGGGCGCTGGCAGGGTGTTCACATGGTTTGGGTTTCGCCCAGacctcgggttcatgccattacATCTTGTCCATCTAGAGAAAGGCACGCAGAGTCCAGGAATACTCAAACCCCTTTGTGAAAACTCAGAGGAATTTGGTCAGTAAGGAACTGattaatcaaaaaacaaaaaaaaaccccagtgTGGAAAACTACAAGGAGCTGTGGCCCCCGTGGTGGTCTGGAGCTGGCCCGAGGGAGGCCGTTGCTCACGGGCAGTGGGAAAGCCCAGCAGGAAGGCAGGGAGGCCTCAGGGCCGCCTGGCGGTTGCTAAAGATCTTCCCGGGGTGTCTCCTGGGCTCTCCTGGCTGGCGTGGCTCGAGGGGCACCGTGGtgtccctctctgggcctgtgGCTCCAGGGCTCAACACAGGGTAGCCTGGCCTACACATGTGGCCCCATTTGGGATGGGAGGGATCGGGTCAGGCTGGTGGGAGCAAGGGGAGCCTCCTGTCCAGGTCTCACTCTGGTGCAGGTCTCAGGGCTGCAAAGACCATGGGGAATGAGGTGCTGGGTGTGGCCTGGGTACATCCTGGCTTCTGGGGGGTGGACAAGGAGCCCCCATTCACCAGAAGCCTTGGAAGCCAGAGACTTACCCACAGCCAGCGAGTGGCCTGATTGCCCAGTGTCGTGGGTGAAGGGCCTCCAGGGGGAGCTGCATGTCCCGTGAGGTGGCTactggcagcagcagcagctcccagCCTCACTGAGGACAGGGCCTGGGGCTGCCCTTCTCTGTGGGGCTGTGGTCCGGGCTGTCTGTATGACAGGAGGCCACAGGGAAGGCATCCCTTGGGCCCCCCAGGCGGGGCAGACTTGCCAGCAGCCCCAGCAAGCCTGCTGCACCTCACGCTCGCCCAGCCCTGGCCCCGTGGGGCGGGGAGGGCTCACCTCGGGTCCGTCAGGCCCACTCCTGAGTAGGCACCACCAGAGCCTTTGAAGCACATGGTGGAGCTGCGAAGGACGGGCCCTGGTGAGACCAGGATACACAGAGGGGCGGGGTTCTGTGAGCGGCCCCAGTGCCCTGTGGGCATCACCAACCTGTGTGGGCACATGGCAGACTTGCAGGAGAGCTGTGTCCATCCATTGCCCATCCGTCAGCTGTCCTGGGGGTGGAGACGCAAGTCCCTGCTGTAAGTGGCAGAGCTTCTCGTGTTTCCCTGGGAGGAAGGGTCTCCTGAGGCCTAGTGGGCCTGTGTGATGGGTGGATAAGAGTCATCATGATGCCCATTCTTAGCAACTAGAAGCTGAGCTGCTCCGGGCGCTGGGAGGCTGAGCCCCTCTGGGTGCTGGGTCTGCATGTCTGGAAGGGGCAtctccctcccactccctccctcctcctcaagCCTGGCAGGGACCCTGCAGGGCGCCCCCATGGGGTCCAGTGTTCACTTGGCACTGGCTTGTCCTTCACCAGTCTGACAGTAAAGGGCTGAAGACCCAGGCAGCTTCCCTGAGAGCCCCCAGAAGGCTCTTCCCTGCAGTCCCCACCCCTGCGCCCAAGACCCCGGGAAGGGGCCCTCCTGCCGTCCTGGCCCAGATCTGCCTCGTCTCTCCTGGCGTGCTTGGGAAACAGCTGCTGGAACTTAAGACTGTAATTTATGGGGCACGTTCCAGTCCAGAGATGAACTTGACCGGATTGATGAACTGAAAAGTTAAAGCAAAAGGGGGACCAGGTATTAATGAATTGAAAAGTGACA comes from Macaca mulatta isolate MMU2019108-1 chromosome 10, T2T-MMU8v2.0, whole genome shotgun sequence and encodes:
- the GNB1L gene encoding guanine nucleotide-binding protein subunit beta-like protein 1 isoform X2 translates to MYEDHWTSSGLGFTCPHPAGHSDCPSVPGLAIPSRSGQLASGSGPGSPGSLEPWSLCCLRTQHPFVRGLTNEASAQGSEPSDLRPHSSRELGQLAPGFRGGGFSSHVDKAQRVHFSWRWSSRFLLAGGSRQADCNPRPLLLAGYEDGSVALWDVSEQKVCSHIACHEEPVMDLDFDSQKARGISGSAGKALAVWSLDGQQALQVRGTHELTNPGIAEITIRPDRKILATAGWDHRIRVFHWRTMQPLAVLAFHSAAVQCVAFAADGLLAAGSKDQRISLWSLYPRA